The Dehalococcoidia bacterium genomic sequence GGCTCCGCCTTCCAGTACGACCAGGTCATGAGTGAACCCGAATCCTTCCGGTACGGTGAAAGTCGTCTTGAAACCACCCTGGGCGTCTGCCTGTATGGCCCCCAGGTTGACCCAGCTCTCTTTGTAGATACGCCCGTAGTACTCACCGTTCTTAACGTCCCAGGAACCGTTTATATCCTGCCACATCAGGTCGAACTTGCCGTTGGCTGCAAACCCGGTGCCGGTAGCAGTGACCGTAGCACCAACTGGAGCATTTGGGACACTGGTAGTGAACGTCCCCGTGATCTGCATCGGCCAGTTGACCGCCTTGGTGGTCGGCGGGGGAGCGCTGGTAGTAGGCACGACTGCCGTGTTAACGGCCGTTGTTGCGCCGGCTGTTACCGTAACAGTCTGACTTTTGGTGACAGTCGCTGTTGACGTCTCAGTTATGGTTGTTTGGCAGGCTCCGACCAGTAAAATAGCCACAACGAAGATTGCCACCAAACCCCTGTTTTTTAAACTTACTTTTTCCACAAATTTCCTTTTTATTACACTTTACGACGTATTAAATTATGGAACTGCGTTTACAGTTATGGTGAGTGTAAATGCAGGGTTGGTACCATCGGTAACTGTGAAGGTACCTGCAGTGCTGAAGACTCTCTCATATTTCCCGCCGGCTGCAATGGCGCCGCTGTTGAAGTCAGGGCCGACGACGCTGTGCGGAATGGTATCCTTGTTGTTGAAGGTGACCTTGGCGCCCTGTGTGATTGAAAGCGTTTTTACAGAGAAGCCGGTGGCAGTGATATTAGCTGACCAGTTCCTCACGAAAGCCGGGTCGAATGCCAGGATGGTTAACTTGGAAGAAGCTATCTCGAAGGGTTTGAAGCTTCCGGTGCGGCCGTCATTAGCCACAGCCTTGTATTCGTAGCCCAGTGAGCCAGTGGGATAGTTCAGCGGCACTTCCCAGCCATACGACCAGAAGTAGTCTGTGGGGTTGGCGCCCGAGTGTCCGCTGTATTTCATCGCAAAGGACTGGCCATCAGGAAGAACGGCTACCGCGGAATCTGCCTTAATCTCCTTATCGGTCATGTCCTTGCCGGTTTTGGGGTCGACGATGCGCGCGCGGAATACTACCAGTTCGCCGCGATGAGCATTGGTTATGGCCAAGCAGCCGACATTGGTGACCATGTCGCCATACATTACGATGTTGGACATCACGGAACCGGTACCGCCGCCGCCGGAAACAGTGGTAGTGGCCGTGGTTGTTTGGGTAACGGTAGTAGCGGAACCGCCGCCCGTTACCGTGACTGTAGCTCCGGAACCGCCGCCCGACGTTACCGTTTTTGTCGCCGTAGCGGTGATGGTGGTGCTCCCGCCGCATCCTGCCAGCAGGCTGATAACCAGGATGCTGGTCAGCCCGAATGCCAGCCCAATTTTTCCTAACGAGTTTGATGTCAAAGTAGTAACCCTCCTTATTTTATTTGATTGCGCAATCAAATGACACCGAATTGAGTTTTCATTTGCTTTCCAATATTTTGAGTACTCTACGATGCATTTCCCTCCTTACAAAATTCTTGACATATTTATTCCGCTGAGCTGTCCAGACCGACAACTCAGAATAGCCATCGATTTCTCTATTGTCCTTTGCTACCCTTTCTTATCCCCGCAATCGTGCCGAAGAAAACCCCGGCAAGCAAACTCCAAACAACCAGTACCACCACGCCGACGCCTAACATGCTCCAGTAACTGATTTTTTCCATGCCTACCAGCTTTTCAAGCGGGTCCAATGCGGGCAAGTTTTGCAGGTCAAGTGTGGCATTTACTATCGCAAATTCCGTAGTTTCGTCACCCCCGTAAAGTGCGGTGAACTGGTGTTCGCCGGCCTGGCGTGTTTCATATTTAAGAGCGGCCACGCCCACAGCACTGGTTGTCGCCGAGCCGATTGAAATCCTGGCGGAGCCGTATAAATCTGTGTTTTCGAAGTACAAAATTTCCCTCTGGCTCAAGGGATAGCCATCTGCTCTTTTTAGCTTGGCCAAAAGCACCAGAGACTCTTTGCCCTGTCTGTCTGTCTGTACCTCGTAGGTCAGTGTCAGGTCGCTCTTGGCTTGTGCTGCGGCTACCGGCAGGCTCCCGGCGAAAAACCATAGCCCCGACAATAATACCGTCACGACCGAAACCAGCAGTACCTTAAAGTTCAATTTCATTTTTACTTACTCCGTTTTAAGACTGGGTACATCACCGGCCCTGGATTGATGCTGAGATTGTTCCTCGGCAATTTCCTGCATCTCATAGATAGGTAAAACCGGAAAGAGGCGGAACATTAACATCAGGAAGAACGGAATGGCCGCCACAGCACCTAAAGTGATAACCCATTCCACCCAGTTTCCGGTATAACTGGGATTAGTAATGCCGAACAACCCGTGGCGCAGTGGTGGCACAATGATCAGGAACCTTTTTACCCACATAGCAGCTACGACCAAGACTGCAGCAACGGTGACGCCCTTAACATTTCTAGTCTTGGGGATACCTACCAAAAGTACTGGTATTATGATACCCAAAATAAGGAAGGGCCAAAATATCGGAGCATAATCCGCTACGAGCAGTGAACGCAGGAACGGCACAGTGTTGACGTATTGCACGTAGCCCTCGGTGAGGAATTCCGCGAAGGTAAAATAAAGGTAGGTCGCACCCAGAACGAGCATGAGCAGGCCCATATAACGGAATTGCTTCTGTCCGATAAATTTCTCAAGATGGTAAGCCTTGCGGAAAGCCGATACCACCAGAATCACTGCCGCCACGCCTGAGAAAAGCGCTCCTACCACGAAATACGGACCGAAGATGGAGCTGTGCCAGCCCTCCCTGCTTGTCACCGCGAAGACCCAGGCCAAGACGGAGTGGACCGATATCGCCAGCGGGATGATAAGGATAGCCATCAAGGTCATCATGCGGGCCAGAGTTTTGCGTTGCGAGGGAATGCCCTTCCATTTTAAAGAAATCATTGAATACAATTTTTTACGCCACGAAGAGAATTTATGGGCGGAACCATTAAGTAATATGGCCGAGTCGGGAATAAGCGGAAGAAAGAAGAATATCAGCGTAGCGACAACATAGGTGCTTATGGCTACTATATCCCAGATAACCGGAGATTGCGGGTTGGGGGTAACCAGCACCCACCATAGATGCGGCAGTTTACCCATATCTACGATGGCAAAAGAAGCACCTATGATGAGAGAAACTACTGCCATGCCCTCAGCCAGTCTGGTGATGGGAGCACGCCAGGCGGCATTGGTGAGGCGCAGTATGGCCGATACCACAGCACCGCCATAACTGATGCCGATGAAGGTCACCAGGTCCGTCATGTATATGCCGTAGAAAACCCCATCTTTCAAAGCGGTAACGCCCAGCCCGCGTGTTAACTGATAAATATAGGTTCCCAGTGCTGCCAGGACAAAAAGTCCCAGAAAAGCAAATAACACCCCCCACCATTTTCCGGGTTTGACTATCGGGCGGATTGCGGCTTCGCGTATTTCATCTATCATCAGTTGCATCGACTTTAACTCTCCTAGTACGTGAAGTTCTGTGAATGCCCTGCGATGTAATAGACGCGAGGCCCGGTGTTCAATTCTTCTTTCAGCCGGTAGGCATCGTTCTCTCTGAGGAAGGTAGATAGCTTTTTGCTCTCATCTGGATTGGAACAGATGTCAGATATCAAATCTCCGGCAAAAACGGCTCTCATGGAACAGGCGGTTACGCAGGCCGGCAGTTTGCCAAAACGCATAAAATGCAGGCAGTTCTCACACTTGCCTACGGTACCCTTAACACCCGGCACAGGGAATTCGGGTGTATTAAACATATTTGCAGGGACGTCAGGATAGTCGTTCCAGTTGAAGTAGCGCGAATCGTACGGGCAGGCCGCCATGCACATGCGGCAGCCAATACATTTTTGCTGGTCAACCAGCGTGACTCCGTCCTTAGTTTTATAGGTGGCCACCACCGGGCAAACACGCACGCAGGGGGCGTTTTCGCATTGCATGCAGGGTTTGGGTAGAAAATATTTTTGCCCGAGAGTCCCTTCCATTTCGTATACCTTTATCCATTCGGCTTCTTTGGGCAGATAGTGCTCTTCTTGACAAGCCACAGTGCATTCTTTGCAACCGTCACAGTACCTCAGGTCAAAAACAAGCACCCACTGGTGGTCAGCGCTCTCTCTCGTCAAGTCATCCTCAGCCAGGACTATTTTGCTTCTTTGATTCAGACCTGCCAATCCGGCTGCCCCGGCCAGCGCAAGCGCACCGGCACCTCGCATAAACTGCCGGCGGCTAATACTCAATTTGCCTGGTTCCTTTTTATTTTCCATGTTTTGTGAAACGGCCCTCCTGTCTCGATGCAATCTTTTAAACACTTTTCCCGCTAGTTGTAGGAAAGCTTATACTTATAATAAATACCACGAAAACGTGTCTCTGTATGTCAGCCAAAATACCCATAGAAAAATATACTTGTCAGTAATTAACCTGACAAGTATATTAACTTGAAAACTTTGCTGGCTAAGGTTATGCTAATAGAACAGCCTGCTATCCCGTTCCAACTCCCGCTCAACCACAACCTGGCGCTTTCAGGAGGAGCAAGTGCAGATTAAGTGGTCTCTCAAATCCCTGATATTAAAGTTCAATGCCGTCAGTATCCGAACCAAGATAGTGGGGCTGGTAACGCTTTGTATTCTCTTTTCTTCCTCTACGCTGGTATGGTACACCGACCGCGATGCCAGCATGGCTCTCCGGCATGAGTCGCAGGAAATGGGCACGACAGTGGCCAGTGTGCTGGCCGGGCAGAGTCTGGGGTTGGTTCGCAGCGGGGATTTGGCCATGCTTTCCGACATAGTCAAGGGATATGTGGATTCAAGCAAAGATATATATTACATATATATATTGGATTCAACGGGTATTACCATTGCTTCGGCTTCCAAACCGCCTGACCTGGCAGATCTGCCATTAAATAATCCGTCAGATTCGACTACTACGCCACGTATCCAATCAATGCAATACAA encodes the following:
- a CDS encoding 4Fe-4S dicluster domain-containing protein, which encodes MENKKEPGKLSISRRQFMRGAGALALAGAAGLAGLNQRSKIVLAEDDLTRESADHQWVLVFDLRYCDGCKECTVACQEEHYLPKEAEWIKVYEMEGTLGQKYFLPKPCMQCENAPCVRVCPVVATYKTKDGVTLVDQQKCIGCRMCMAACPYDSRYFNWNDYPDVPANMFNTPEFPVPGVKGTVGKCENCLHFMRFGKLPACVTACSMRAVFAGDLISDICSNPDESKKLSTFLRENDAYRLKEELNTGPRVYYIAGHSQNFTY
- a CDS encoding Ig-like domain repeat protein — its product is MKLNFKVLLVSVVTVLLSGLWFFAGSLPVAAAQAKSDLTLTYEVQTDRQGKESLVLLAKLKRADGYPLSQREILYFENTDLYGSARISIGSATTSAVGVAALKYETRQAGEHQFTALYGGDETTEFAIVNATLDLQNLPALDPLEKLVGMEKISYWSMLGVGVVVLVVWSLLAGVFFGTIAGIRKGSKGQ